From the Desulfovibrio sp. JC010 genome, one window contains:
- the dsrA gene encoding dissimilatory-type sulfite reductase subunit alpha, with the protein MAKHKTPLLDELESGPWPSFVSDVKQEAEVRAKNEKGVNYQIPVEVCDDLLGVLELSFNDGETHWKHGGIVGVFGYGGGVIGRYCDQPEMFPGVAHFHTVRVAQPTAKYYTTEFLNKIIDIWDMRGSGLTNMHGSTGDIVFLGTTTPQLEEIFFELTHNADVDLGGSGSNLRTPAACLGMSRCEYACYDAQALCYDMTMEYQDELHRPAFPYKFKFKFDACPNSCVCALARSDFSVVGIWKDEIRIDQEAVAAYVGGEFKPNAGAHSGRDWGAFDIQKEVVDLCPGKCIKYADGKLEINDKECMHCMHCINTMPRALMIGNDRGASILCGAKAPILDGPQLSSLLVPFIKVEEPFDEVKEVVENIWDWWMEEGKNRERLGETMRRMGFQKLLEVTGIKADPRHVQEPRHNPYIFWKAEDVDGPWERDVNEYRKRHQR; encoded by the coding sequence ATGGCGAAACACAAAACTCCCTTGTTGGACGAGCTTGAAAGCGGGCCATGGCCTAGCTTCGTGTCCGACGTAAAACAAGAAGCCGAAGTTAGAGCAAAAAACGAGAAGGGCGTGAATTATCAGATTCCCGTCGAAGTTTGTGATGACCTTCTCGGTGTTCTCGAGCTGTCTTTTAACGATGGTGAAACTCACTGGAAACACGGCGGTATCGTTGGCGTTTTCGGTTACGGCGGCGGCGTTATCGGTCGTTACTGTGACCAGCCCGAAATGTTCCCCGGCGTAGCACACTTTCACACCGTTCGTGTTGCTCAGCCCACCGCTAAGTACTACACCACCGAGTTCCTGAACAAGATCATCGACATTTGGGACATGCGCGGTTCCGGTCTGACCAACATGCACGGTTCTACCGGTGACATCGTCTTCCTCGGTACCACCACTCCTCAGCTCGAAGAAATTTTCTTTGAACTGACCCACAATGCAGACGTTGACCTTGGTGGCTCCGGCTCCAACCTGCGTACTCCCGCAGCTTGTCTCGGTATGTCCCGTTGTGAGTATGCATGTTACGACGCGCAGGCTCTCTGCTACGACATGACCATGGAATACCAGGACGAACTTCACCGTCCCGCTTTCCCCTACAAGTTCAAATTCAAATTTGATGCTTGCCCCAACAGCTGTGTATGTGCTCTCGCACGTTCCGACTTCTCTGTTGTAGGTATCTGGAAAGACGAAATCCGCATCGACCAGGAAGCTGTTGCAGCTTACGTTGGTGGTGAGTTCAAGCCTAACGCTGGCGCTCACTCCGGCCGTGACTGGGGTGCATTCGACATCCAGAAAGAAGTTGTTGACCTCTGCCCCGGCAAGTGCATCAAGTACGCTGACGGCAAACTGGAAATCAACGACAAAGAATGTATGCACTGCATGCACTGCATCAACACCATGCCTCGCGCACTGATGATCGGTAACGATCGCGGCGCATCCATCCTCTGTGGTGCTAAAGCTCCGATCCTCGACGGTCCTCAGCTCAGCTCCCTCCTCGTTCCCTTCATCAAGGTTGAAGAACCTTTCGACGAAGTCAAGGAAGTTGTTGAAAACATTTGGGACTGGTGGATGGAAGAAGGTAAGAACCGTGAGCGTCTCGGTGAGACCATGCGTCGCATGGGCTTCCAGAAGCTTCTCGAAGTTACCGGTATCAAGGCTGATCCCAGACACGTTCAGGAACCCAGACACAACCCCTACATCTTCTGGAAAGCTGAAGATGTTGATGGTCCTTGGGAACGTGACGTTAACGAATACAGAAAAAGACACCAGAGATAA
- a CDS encoding YkgJ family cysteine cluster protein gives MNECKQCGTCCRKGGPALHSQDLPLLKEADGIDLTDIVTLRKGELAYDQPQGAVLPLDEEILKVKGAGGEWICKFLAQASNVCRIYKSRPLECQKLFCEDPDPLMEIYSKDRLSRKDILPEGHPVLELITEHDKKCDPVKMSELAAAAIENWEDSEDLQADLREILIFDASVRELVMEKAGLPEESMDFFFGRPMTVLIKGYGIIATPSGKSFSLRKL, from the coding sequence ATGAATGAATGCAAACAATGCGGTACCTGCTGCCGTAAAGGCGGCCCGGCACTTCACTCTCAGGACCTGCCTCTGCTCAAAGAGGCCGACGGTATTGATCTCACTGATATTGTTACCCTTCGTAAAGGCGAACTGGCTTACGACCAGCCGCAGGGTGCAGTCCTTCCCCTTGATGAAGAAATTCTCAAAGTCAAAGGGGCCGGCGGTGAATGGATATGTAAATTTCTTGCTCAGGCATCAAATGTCTGCCGCATATACAAGAGCCGCCCTCTTGAATGCCAGAAACTTTTCTGCGAAGACCCGGACCCGCTCATGGAAATTTACAGCAAGGACCGCCTCTCCAGAAAAGACATTCTTCCTGAAGGACATCCCGTACTTGAGCTCATCACAGAGCATGATAAAAAGTGCGATCCTGTAAAAATGTCCGAGCTTGCCGCTGCAGCCATAGAGAACTGGGAAGATAGCGAAGACCTGCAGGCAGATCTGCGGGAAATACTGATTTTCGATGCTTCTGTCCGTGAGCTTGTCATGGAAAAGGCCGGACTCCCCGAAGAATCCATGGATTTCTTTTTCGGACGTCCCATGACTGTTCTCATCAAAGGATACGGCATTATCGCCACCCCCAGCGGCAAATCCTTTTCACTGCGTAAACTGTAA